One Salarias fasciatus chromosome 22, fSalaFa1.1, whole genome shotgun sequence DNA segment encodes these proteins:
- the LOC115409625 gene encoding lamin-A-like isoform X1, with protein sequence MATPKNTPRGANTPLSPNRITRLQEKEDLCNLNDRLAIYIDKVRSLEAENAGLRLRITESETEVSRELTGLKAAYETELADARQTLDSVAKERARLQLELGKLREDHKELKARNTKKESELAAALQRLKDLEALLNSKDASLTTALGEKRSLDVENRDLKAQVAKLDTSLNDARKQLQDEMLRRVDGENRIQTLKEELDFQKNLHSEELRETKRRHESRMVELDNGHQQEFESKLSEALMEMRNQHELQVKMYKEELEKTYNTKLESARQSADRSSHLVGAAHEELQQTRIRLESTSAQLSQLQKQLAAREAKVRDLEDALSRERDTTRRLLGEKDREMAEMRQQMQQQLDEYQELLDVKLALDMEICAYRKLLEGEEERLRLSPSPPPARVSGSRTSSAAAHSRSVNSSFQNSSVKRRRPNDTDSEASSFAGGAVARTRITQQASASGRVTVDEVDLDGKYVKLSNKADEDQNLGNWQVKRQVGSGTPIIFKFPAKFSLKAGQRVTIWASSAGGTHNPPSDLVWKTQNSWGTGDVFQTTLISANGEEMAMRKVTRAQFEDEDDDMQVAHSTCGDSEYNLRSRTVVCGSCGLPSDKSNNCSVTSASRSFRSGGLSEGLLPHSYVFSSSTPRKTGSKMENCPIM encoded by the exons ATGGcgacacccaaaaacacccccCGAGGTGCAAACACACCTCTGTCCCCCAACCGCATCACCCGGCTCCAGGAGAAGGAGGACCTCTGCAACCTCAACGACCGGCTGGCCATCTACATTGACAAGGTGCGCTCCCTGGAGGCCGAGAACGCCGGGCTGCGTCTGCGCATCACCGAGTCGGAGACCGAGGTGAGCCGGGAGCTGACGGGCCTGAAGGCGGCGTACGAGACGGAGCTGGCCGACGCGCGCCAGACCCTGGACTCGGTGGCCAAAGAGAGGgcgaggctgcagctggagctcgGCAAGCTGCGGGAGGACCACAAGGAGCTGAAAGCCAG gaaTACTAAAAAAGAGTCGGAGCTGGCTGCGGCGCTGCAGAGGCTCAAAGACCTGGAGGCCCTGCTGAACTCCAAGGATGCGTCTCTGACCACGGCTCTGGGAGAGAAGCGAAGCCTGGATGTGGAAAACCGGGACCTGAAGGCGCAGGTCGCCAAG ctggATACCAGTTTGAATGACGCCcggaagcagctgcaggatgagATGTTGAGGAGGGTGGATGGAGAGAACCGCATCcagaccctcaaagaggagctGGACTTCCAGAAGAACCTGCACTCTGAG GAGCTGCGGGAGACAAAGAGGCGTCATGAGTCTCGCATGGTCGAGCTGGATAACGGCCACCAGCAGGAGTTTGAGAGCAAACTGTCCGAGGCGCTGATGGAGATGCGAAACCAGCACGAACTGCAGGTCAAGATGTACAAGGAAGAGCTTGAGAAAACCTATAACACCAAG CTGGAAAGCGCTCGTCAGTCGGCTGATAGAAGCAGTCACCTGGTCGGAGCCGCGCACGAGGAACTGCAGCAGACACGGATACGCCTCGAGTCCACGTCCGCCCAGCTCAGCCAGCTCCAGAAACAG CTGGCCGCTCGCGAAGCGAAGGTGAGGGACCTGGAGGACGCTCTGTCCCGAGAGCGGGACACCACCCGCCGCCTGCTGGGAGAGAAAGACCGGGAAATGGCGGAGATGAGgcagcagatgcagcagcagctggacgagTACCAGGAGCTCCTAGATGTCAAGCTGGCCCTGGATATGGAGATATGCGCctacaggaagctgctggaaggagaggaggagag ACTGCGCCTGTCCCCGAGTCCTCCTCCGGCCAGAGTGTCGGGGAGTCGCAcctcctctgcagcggctcaCTCTCGGTCGGTCAACAGCAGCTTCCAGAACTCGTCCGTGAAGAGGCGACGACCCAACGACACGGACAGCGAGGCGTCCAGCTTCGCGGGAGGAGCCGTGGCTCGCACCCGCATCACCCAGCAGGCCTCGGCCAGCGGGCGCGTCACCGTGGACGAGGTGGACCTGGACGGGAAATACGTGAAGCTCAGCAACAAGGCAGATGAG GATCAGAATTTGGGGAACTGGCAGGTGAAGCGGCAGGTCGGATCGGGTACTCCAATCATCTTCAAGTTCCCGGCTAAATTCTCCCTGAAGGCCGGCCAGAGGGTCACG ATTTGGGCCTCCAGCGCCGGAGGAACCCACAACCCTCCTTCTGACCTGGTGTGGAAGACCCAGAACTCCTGGGGCACCGGAGATGTTTTCCAAACCACCCTGATCAGTGCCAACGGAGAG gaaatgGCAATGAGGAAAGTGACCCGCGCACAGtttgaggatgaagatgatgacaTG CAGGTGGCCCACAGTACCTGCGGAGACAGCGAGTATAACCTGCGCAGCCGGACGGTGGTGTGCGGCTCCTGCGGACTCCCCTCGGACAAATCCAACAACTGCTCCGTGACCTCCGCCTCCCGCTCCTTCCGCAGCGGAGGCCTCTCCGAGGGGTTACTGCCGCACTCCTACGTCTTCAGCTCCAGCACTCCCCGCAAG ACTGGAAGCAAGATGGAGAACTGTCCGATCATGTGA
- the LOC115409625 gene encoding lamin-A-like isoform X2, which produces MATPKNTPRGANTPLSPNRITRLQEKEDLCNLNDRLAIYIDKVRSLEAENAGLRLRITESETEVSRELTGLKAAYETELADARQTLDSVAKERARLQLELGKLREDHKELKARNTKKESELAAALQRLKDLEALLNSKDASLTTALGEKRSLDVENRDLKAQVAKLDTSLNDARKQLQDEMLRRVDGENRIQTLKEELDFQKNLHSEELRETKRRHESRMVELDNGHQQEFESKLSEALMEMRNQHELQVKMYKEELEKTYNTKLESARQSADRSSHLVGAAHEELQQTRIRLESTSAQLSQLQKQLAAREAKVRDLEDALSRERDTTRRLLGEKDREMAEMRQQMQQQLDEYQELLDVKLALDMEICAYRKLLEGEEERLRLSPSPPPARVSGSRTSSAAAHSRSVNSSFQNSSVKRRRPNDTDSEASSFAGGAVARTRITQQASASGRVTVDEVDLDGKYVKLSNKADEDQNLGNWQVKRQVGSGTPIIFKFPAKFSLKAGQRVTIWASSAGGTHNPPSDLVWKTQNSWGTGDVFQTTLISANGEEMAMRKVTRAQFEDEDDDMVAHSTCGDSEYNLRSRTVVCGSCGLPSDKSNNCSVTSASRSFRSGGLSEGLLPHSYVFSSSTPRKTGSKMENCPIM; this is translated from the exons ATGGcgacacccaaaaacacccccCGAGGTGCAAACACACCTCTGTCCCCCAACCGCATCACCCGGCTCCAGGAGAAGGAGGACCTCTGCAACCTCAACGACCGGCTGGCCATCTACATTGACAAGGTGCGCTCCCTGGAGGCCGAGAACGCCGGGCTGCGTCTGCGCATCACCGAGTCGGAGACCGAGGTGAGCCGGGAGCTGACGGGCCTGAAGGCGGCGTACGAGACGGAGCTGGCCGACGCGCGCCAGACCCTGGACTCGGTGGCCAAAGAGAGGgcgaggctgcagctggagctcgGCAAGCTGCGGGAGGACCACAAGGAGCTGAAAGCCAG gaaTACTAAAAAAGAGTCGGAGCTGGCTGCGGCGCTGCAGAGGCTCAAAGACCTGGAGGCCCTGCTGAACTCCAAGGATGCGTCTCTGACCACGGCTCTGGGAGAGAAGCGAAGCCTGGATGTGGAAAACCGGGACCTGAAGGCGCAGGTCGCCAAG ctggATACCAGTTTGAATGACGCCcggaagcagctgcaggatgagATGTTGAGGAGGGTGGATGGAGAGAACCGCATCcagaccctcaaagaggagctGGACTTCCAGAAGAACCTGCACTCTGAG GAGCTGCGGGAGACAAAGAGGCGTCATGAGTCTCGCATGGTCGAGCTGGATAACGGCCACCAGCAGGAGTTTGAGAGCAAACTGTCCGAGGCGCTGATGGAGATGCGAAACCAGCACGAACTGCAGGTCAAGATGTACAAGGAAGAGCTTGAGAAAACCTATAACACCAAG CTGGAAAGCGCTCGTCAGTCGGCTGATAGAAGCAGTCACCTGGTCGGAGCCGCGCACGAGGAACTGCAGCAGACACGGATACGCCTCGAGTCCACGTCCGCCCAGCTCAGCCAGCTCCAGAAACAG CTGGCCGCTCGCGAAGCGAAGGTGAGGGACCTGGAGGACGCTCTGTCCCGAGAGCGGGACACCACCCGCCGCCTGCTGGGAGAGAAAGACCGGGAAATGGCGGAGATGAGgcagcagatgcagcagcagctggacgagTACCAGGAGCTCCTAGATGTCAAGCTGGCCCTGGATATGGAGATATGCGCctacaggaagctgctggaaggagaggaggagag ACTGCGCCTGTCCCCGAGTCCTCCTCCGGCCAGAGTGTCGGGGAGTCGCAcctcctctgcagcggctcaCTCTCGGTCGGTCAACAGCAGCTTCCAGAACTCGTCCGTGAAGAGGCGACGACCCAACGACACGGACAGCGAGGCGTCCAGCTTCGCGGGAGGAGCCGTGGCTCGCACCCGCATCACCCAGCAGGCCTCGGCCAGCGGGCGCGTCACCGTGGACGAGGTGGACCTGGACGGGAAATACGTGAAGCTCAGCAACAAGGCAGATGAG GATCAGAATTTGGGGAACTGGCAGGTGAAGCGGCAGGTCGGATCGGGTACTCCAATCATCTTCAAGTTCCCGGCTAAATTCTCCCTGAAGGCCGGCCAGAGGGTCACG ATTTGGGCCTCCAGCGCCGGAGGAACCCACAACCCTCCTTCTGACCTGGTGTGGAAGACCCAGAACTCCTGGGGCACCGGAGATGTTTTCCAAACCACCCTGATCAGTGCCAACGGAGAG gaaatgGCAATGAGGAAAGTGACCCGCGCACAGtttgaggatgaagatgatgacaTG GTGGCCCACAGTACCTGCGGAGACAGCGAGTATAACCTGCGCAGCCGGACGGTGGTGTGCGGCTCCTGCGGACTCCCCTCGGACAAATCCAACAACTGCTCCGTGACCTCCGCCTCCCGCTCCTTCCGCAGCGGAGGCCTCTCCGAGGGGTTACTGCCGCACTCCTACGTCTTCAGCTCCAGCACTCCCCGCAAG ACTGGAAGCAAGATGGAGAACTGTCCGATCATGTGA
- the usf2 gene encoding upstream stimulatory factor 2 isoform X1, whose protein sequence is MDMLEQSLDSSASHDKQESEEVVQLQEGEAVGTDEQTAVAITSVPQAAFADHNVQYQFQTENSGGQVTYRVVQVTDDHLEADGARAVSVVSTAAFAGAPQAVAQAVIQNPFSNGGSPGGETVGGETRFAYFPAATVSDGTATAVSVQAAAADPTITQAGGQFYVMMSPPEVLQTTAPRTIAPRAHTYTADLGESEMLQHGSTNWKVDGPRAPRDERRRAQHNEVERRRRDKINNWIVTLSKIIPDCSVDSRTGASKGGILSKACDYIHELRQSNQRLQESYKEVERVEMDNELLRQQIEELKNDNALLRAQLQQHGIEINGDATPQ, encoded by the exons ATGGATATGCTGGAGCAGAGTCTGGACAGCTCGGCGAG TCACGACAAACAGGAATCAGAAGAGGTTGTGCAGCTGCAAGAAG gggAGGCGGTGGGGACGGATGAGCAGACCGCTGTGGCCATCACCAGCGTCCCGCAGGCTGCGTTCGCTGACCACAATGTGCAGTACCAGTTCCAAACAGAGAACAGCGGCGGACAG GTGACCTATCGGGTGGTTCAGGTGACGGACGACCACCTGGAGGCCGACGGCGCCAGAGCCGTCAGCGTCGTCTCCACCGCGGCGTTCGCCGGAGCCCCTCAGGCGGTGGCGCAG GCCGTCATTCAGAATCCTTTCAGTAACGGGGGCAGTCCCGGAGGGGAGACCGTGGGCGGAGAAACACGTTTCGCCTATTTCCCCGCCGCCACGGTCAGCGACGGAACGGCCACGGCCGTGTCCGtgcaggccgccgccgccgaccccACCATCACGCAGGCAGGAG GTCAGTTCTACGTGATGATGAGCCCCCCCGAGGTGCTGCAGACGACCGCCCCGCGCACCATCGCGCCGCGCGCACACACCTACACAGC AGACCTGGGTGAAAGCGAGATGTTGCAGCATGGCAGCACAAACTG GAAGGTGGACGGTCCGCGGGCGCCCAGAGACGAGAGGCGGAGAGCACAGCACAACGAAG tggagagaagaagaagagacaagATTAATAACTGGATTGTTACGCTTTCAAAAATCATCCCTGATTGCAGCGTAGACAGCCGAACCGGCGCG AGCAAAGGCGGCATCCTGTCCAAAGCCTGTGACTACATCCACGAGCTGCGCCAGAGCaaccagcggctgcaggagagcTACAAGGAGGTGGAGCGAGTGGAGATGGACAACGAGCTGCTCAGACAACAG atcGAAGAACTAAAGAACGACAACGCACTGCTTCGAGCACAGCTACAGCAGCACGGCATAGAAATTAACGGAGACGCGACGCCGCAGTGA
- the usf2 gene encoding upstream stimulatory factor 2 isoform X2, translating into MDMLEQSLDSSASHDKQESEEVVQLQEGEAVGTDEQTAVAITSVPQAAFADHNVQYQFQTENSGGQVTYRVVQVTDDHLEADGARAVSVVSTAAFAGAPQAVAQAVIQNPFSNGGSPGGETVGGETRFAYFPAATVSDGTATAVSVQAAAADPTITQAGGQFYVMMSPPEVLQTTAPRTIAPRAHTYTAKVDGPRAPRDERRRAQHNEVERRRRDKINNWIVTLSKIIPDCSVDSRTGASKGGILSKACDYIHELRQSNQRLQESYKEVERVEMDNELLRQQIEELKNDNALLRAQLQQHGIEINGDATPQ; encoded by the exons ATGGATATGCTGGAGCAGAGTCTGGACAGCTCGGCGAG TCACGACAAACAGGAATCAGAAGAGGTTGTGCAGCTGCAAGAAG gggAGGCGGTGGGGACGGATGAGCAGACCGCTGTGGCCATCACCAGCGTCCCGCAGGCTGCGTTCGCTGACCACAATGTGCAGTACCAGTTCCAAACAGAGAACAGCGGCGGACAG GTGACCTATCGGGTGGTTCAGGTGACGGACGACCACCTGGAGGCCGACGGCGCCAGAGCCGTCAGCGTCGTCTCCACCGCGGCGTTCGCCGGAGCCCCTCAGGCGGTGGCGCAG GCCGTCATTCAGAATCCTTTCAGTAACGGGGGCAGTCCCGGAGGGGAGACCGTGGGCGGAGAAACACGTTTCGCCTATTTCCCCGCCGCCACGGTCAGCGACGGAACGGCCACGGCCGTGTCCGtgcaggccgccgccgccgaccccACCATCACGCAGGCAGGAG GTCAGTTCTACGTGATGATGAGCCCCCCCGAGGTGCTGCAGACGACCGCCCCGCGCACCATCGCGCCGCGCGCACACACCTACACAGC GAAGGTGGACGGTCCGCGGGCGCCCAGAGACGAGAGGCGGAGAGCACAGCACAACGAAG tggagagaagaagaagagacaagATTAATAACTGGATTGTTACGCTTTCAAAAATCATCCCTGATTGCAGCGTAGACAGCCGAACCGGCGCG AGCAAAGGCGGCATCCTGTCCAAAGCCTGTGACTACATCCACGAGCTGCGCCAGAGCaaccagcggctgcaggagagcTACAAGGAGGTGGAGCGAGTGGAGATGGACAACGAGCTGCTCAGACAACAG atcGAAGAACTAAAGAACGACAACGCACTGCTTCGAGCACAGCTACAGCAGCACGGCATAGAAATTAACGGAGACGCGACGCCGCAGTGA